gtaACTGGGCAAgctcctgaacaggtaatcactgagcttcagtaaggttcactaaccatagctgggtgATTTACCTCcaccaccactagtgtagtagagaCGGACGTTTCAGACACTTAAACATATAAATGAActaatcagctacagagtaaggcTCTGCATCACTTTCCACTCTGTGTCAATCTGGCATCACCTCCATCCATGtagatgatgacaggatgtagtaaaattCCTACTtatacacacattacattactgtatttataatttatattattatgctGACTACTGCATGATGTTTTTCACTTGTCTGCCTCTACACACAACACCTCACCATACTGATCACACTGATACGACTCTGTATCAGTATAATAACATAGTtcaattaaactgaattattatttaattatattattggtATTATGAAGTTTAATCATATACACCATGTTATGGTCtaggcagtggaactgtgttctccagaACCCATATGatcatatttttaatgtttaattttgatGACTATTACCACCCCAGATACTCACTCTGACTTCCTGCAATGTCAGTAGTTCTGTACTGTTCAGAAGTTTTGTACTTTAAGTACATCTTCAGCATCTTCACACACTGATCACATTTCCTAACAGCTGTGTACTGATTGATTTTACTccacttctcctccctctctctgttcttcttctcctccgggGTTATCCAGGTTTTAGAGGTGCAGTTAAACTGAATCAGATCTTCTCCATCATAACCGAATtcattaatactgtttaatacagtCAGAGATCCATCAGAACTCTGTTCACCCTCACAGCCGTgcctccactgaagaacatgaccgtctgaagaacagaagaacagatggGTTTACCACTATAGAGGGTGCTTCAATTTTATTCACATTAGGATAATACTTATATTCATTTATGTTCACTAATGGTTGTTCAAAATTGAAGAATCAGATGTAGAGCAATTCGATGTGCAGGAATTAACAATCAAATTACACAAACTCTGCACTCAGACATTTAggacaaaataaagtaaaaataaaaacagcgtTTCTCACCTGATTGAGAGTGTCCAGACTCATCCATCTGAATGTCGAGGAGTTTATTTAACAGCTGTCTGTCGTTCTGCAGTTTCCCAGTGCTGGTTTTCCAGTCAGATTCTGAAATGTTCTTCAGCCAGTTCTGTTTAGCAGTTCTGGGTTTATCTGAGCTGCTGTTGTagaaatctatctgtctgtcgttcagcagagttacagcagtgcagtCGTAGAGATGATAATAAGAGTTTTTGGACTGAATGGTGTAGAGATATAACAGAGAGTGTTTATCTgtggagaaacagaaataaaacagtgAGTTCATCAAATATCCTCTTAATAACAGCAAAGTCCTGCAGACTATAAAAATCACTAATTAAAACTAAATCTCAGATTATCTCAGCTCTTactgagaaaaacagaaacaacCTGAGATTCCTTTTCAGTTCTGTGTCTAAACTCACCCACAATCAAAAACAGACTAGAGCTTTTATCCtgctgatattaataataatgatttcaTAAATACTGAACTACTGTGGAATCatcagaaaattatatatatattaaaatacattgtaccacggttagttccgaccctgtaatgtgattggctgagaggcgttctatgagtgctgttatcagccgataatgcactgtaaccaaagctctccacgatttactccgccacatacaggcagaggtggaaaaagtactgaaaaattgtaattaagtaaaagtacccatttaaaaatctactcgagtgaaagtaaaaaagtactcaatttaaaatgtactttgagtaaaagttacatagttacttttttattatttgatgtaaaaaaaagtacaacaaatcataaattaaatagttttaaatgaactattattccacataataatttggatctttcaggcagtatttgttcagaccaccccataaaacattttcaagaacaagtggtataggtttctatgatccatttattttctttactgttaaaagttatggtcatataagagactataaactgtattttatagttttacagttcattattattttttaacttgccattgctttgctttaaagtggacatgaaacacttcaagtatttagtttaattcacaagatgtattttcactctaacaaattttataagtttaacagttgtcagtgaagcggaattaaaataataagcaatctaaatgtcatttttttaagtaagggcagcgccatcttgtcccagcgctgaaagtgacgtcacgaggttggttctcgcacgcctcactactataatctatgagaataccgtaatttagcgcctcaataaataataaaatccaaaccaaaactcaatgcagagagggggggcacttttgtattgtccctgtgtgtagtaatactgggagtagtgaaatttaataaggtgaggaatgagaaatattcactttcactttcataccttcagcgggggctcgcagcgctgaagcgtgagaatcctccggttagctgcaacgctaggggttagtggcgagcactttctagaccaggactatgtgaaggagaggggtttgagtcaggagcattagcgccggataaataagctgcagtccgaggcttttttcctccgttttttatttttcctctgatcagctggaatgtacagaccgtcTGACTGATGGTAATGTTACtatgaaagcagcagctgtgagccgcaccagccaaacaacacgcccacccagcagagcagcgagaggtaccgttaccgaaaatctagataaattagataatttaaagataacatagctagcgttagctacttagctagctatcttattctagctagccaacgctagctaactagctaacactaactagatgaagctaagtacccagtaagctttctaacttctaaactgaacggtttatcaaccaaacagcgcctggatgtttcaatatccacttaaatcatgttcgtttcattcagtcttaatgaactctggactttgcatgttaaatagctaaatgtatataaaatagctggttaactggatggtagtacctgctgtggacgcgctgcagggtttctgcatggctccacgtagagagagagaataaacactcacactcacgtctcgctctcagaaaagcatctgaaaagtcctgctcaggtttatacaggaaagatctctgagcaaatgttccatgttagcctagttcagcttcgtcttcatccataatctcgacaaacaatacgctcttttcctctagctatatgcctgggatcttaaaccaaccaacctcgtgacgtcaccagtgctgcacgggcaacatggcggcgccctagctcaaacgtaacaaacataaatatattataatttagtgtgtaaacattttatataaaaaaaatcccccccaaataaatgccattatatttaataccttagaaaacttgtacaaactgaaatgtttcatgtcccctttaactgctatttacatgttttttttttgtttaatgttcccaataaaatcttaaggaattatcattaaaaacatgaaaaaatacaaaaaaacagttgGTCGGCACATGCGCAGTGccttaaagaagcacatatcgatgggtagcacaacacTGGTTCTGTTTGTGTGCAACAACAAACGTTTAAATTATAAACTAAATACATTGAGAATGTAACTTTTATGTGCTAACTATAGGGACACTCTTTGAACCATGGGgtcatttttacttaaattgaacAGTATTTGTTGGTGCCTTTCTTATGAGTTTAAAGGAAGCCAGGTCATCCAAACAGTTAAACCccactttttattatatttttaatgatcACTTGACACTGTATTcctcaaaaatataaacattttgacacaacatacacagaaatctgtacaaACATTTTTAATCTGACAAATAATTCCTAAAgatgattttattattacattgtggatcaacaaatcaaaataaataagtaagtgtTAAATCCttaaatatattagaaaatatataagaaattaatatatactttatttagatTTGTTTCTTTAGACAAATCTCAACATACTAATCGATCAAACCAcaatagtctactaaaataagcTCTGCCCCATGCACTGACATCTTCTGGCAAAATCACCAGATAATCCCATAATTACCTGTAAAATATCAGTTTCAGGAGATGAGTGGGGGTGAAGGACTGTGAGACTGATGCTCGGGCAGTGAGACActgagtgtgggcagtgttgctCTCCTGATCCATCTGATATCAGACAGCCACCGCGCGCCACCGAAACTCTCACCAACACGTTTAACAATTTAACTTATAATCATCTCCACTGACGCCCCTCTTTCCACTCACGCCTGTATTTTTGCAGTATTTACTGTCTGTAGTGGTGACTTAAAACGGCGCAGGGTTTTAGAGCAgcgccggtgtgtgtgtgtgtgtgtgtgtgtgtgtgtgtgtgcatcacgTGTTTGGAACAACTATGgtttaaaagttttagttttgtttgttcaCTTGTACAGCCTGGAATAAACAgctgttgtttttgttaattttacacGGAGTCCTGTGGAAGTTCTTTCGGAAGACGCAGACAGGAGTAAAGATGTTGCTTCAGCCACTACTCAGCTCACACATTTTAGTAAGAAAACTGTGGCTAGTTGGAAAGTAACCGAGCTGTGGAAGAAAGGAGCTACAGTGAAACAGTAAGAGGCATTGCAGCAAATAAGCATCAAGGAGAAAGTAAGTGCAGTTTTGGCTTGTTCTGGTGGATTCTGACTGGATGTTGGAAGTTTAGAAGCTAAACTACATCTTATTAGCCTCTGGTAGCTGCTGTGAAGCGCTGCACATTGTTAACGACGAGCAATATGGAGCATGCTGATTCTACCACAGCAGTTGGGTCTAGAAAAATAAAGCTAACTGCTGAAGCTAATGATGAGAGAATGCAACGTGCTGTAAACGCAAATAAATCTAAGCTTGGCCAGCTCACAAGCAGAATGAATCAAATGGTGCAATTAATGGATGAAGGTGATGATAGCAACCTGCAAGTTCTTCAGACCATGTTGGCAGTGCAATTCAACAAGTTATTTGGGGAGTTTTGTGATCTTAACACCACTGTTAAAGTATTACTTTAGCAGATTTCAGAGGATGAGATGAATGAGGACCAGGTTAAATGGGCCTAGGGCTAACACGTTTCAGCACTTCTTAGAAAGAGTTAAAGCGTGGATGAAAGAGGTTCAGCTACGTATTGCTGAGTCTGAGAAGCACAACGAAGAGGTCAAGCCTTCAGATAGTGTATCTGTTGCATCCTCCACCTCACGTAAGCAGGGCTCCATAGCATCTTCATGGTGTACCACCCGAAGAAGCTGAAGATACGCGTGGTATTTGATTGTGGAGCGTCATTTCAGGGTACTTCTCTGAATGGCCAGCTGCTACAGGGGCCGGATATAACCAGCACACTGCTCGGTGTCCTTCTTAGATTCAGGAAAGAAGAGGTGGCGGTCATGGCTGACGTGGAAGCCATGTTCCATCAGGTCAAGGTACCAGATGAGGATGCTGATCTTCTTAGGTTTCTATGGTGGCCCTCTGGTGACATCAGTCAAGATCTGAAAGAGTACAGAATGACTGTACATCTGTACATAACTTTGCACTTCGGAAATGCGCTAAAGATAATAGAGATCAATTTGGAGCTTTGGGAATTTACACAGTGCTGCACAATTATTATGTTGATGACTGTTTGAAATCAGTCAGCACAGAGGACGAAGCTGTGCAGTTATACCATGATTTGAAGGGTATCCTTGGAACAGGTGGCTTCCACCTCGCAAAGTGGGTAAGCAACCGCAGGGCTGTATTATCTGCCATTCCTGCCAAAGAAAGAGCCACTGAGTTAAAAGACCTGGATCTGGACTTGGACACGCTTCCAGCTGAACGAGCATTGGGAGTCCATTGGTGTACCCAGTCTGATACCTTTAAGTTAAACCTCTGCCTAAAGGACAAACCGCCAACCAGAAGGAACATCCTTTCTGTTGTTAGCTCTCTGTATGACCCATTAGGCATCCTAGCTCCTGTGATCTTGCCAGCAAAAATGATTCTACAAGAACTTTGTAGATTGAAAATGGGCTGGGATGAGGTAATTCCTGAGCATGTAATGCAGCAGTGGTACAACTGGATGAAAGACCTACACCTATTGGAAGACTTAGAGGTGACTCAGTGTTTTAAGCCTATAGGCTTTGGGGAGACAACTTTCAGCCAACTACATCATTTTGCAGATGCTAGTGAGACAGGCTATGGAACAGCAAGTTATCTGCTACAAAAGAACAAAGACAACAGAGTTCACTGCACCTTGGTCATGGCTAAGGCCAGTGTAGCTCCGCTCAAGCCAATCACTGTCCCACGCATGGAGTTGGCAGCAGCTACCATGGCAGCACGCATGGACAAAACATTGAGGTCagagcttcagcttcagctcaaAGAATCTGTGTTTTGGTCAGACAGCACTACCATACTCAAATACATAGGAAACAGAACCAGCAGATTCCGCACCTTTGTCGCCAATCGTGTGGAAACTATTCTAAAGCTGTCGGAGGTTAGACAGTGGAGATATGTTGGTACTTCCCAGAATATAGCTGACCATGTGTCAAGAGGACTCAAAGTGCAAGCATTCATACACAATAAGATATGGCTACATGGACCAGATTTTCTCACCAAGAATGAGGATGAATGGCCACAAAATCCAGACCACACTAAGACTCTTACCACTGAGGATCCAGAAGTCAGAGACATTGTAGTCAGTGCTACTGCAACAGAGGAACAGGTGGACATAGTTCAGCAGTTTCTGGAGTACTACTCTTCCTGGTTTTGCCTAAGAAAGGCAGTTGCCTGGATCCTAAAGATCAAGAACACCCTGCTACAATTATGTCGTAAGAAAAGGGAGCTGAAGGCTTCTATTCCTCAGTCAGATGTTAGTAGGACGATGCAGAGTTAAAAGACTGACCTCAGAGGAAGCACGCTCACAATGGATGACTTAAAGTTGGCAGAGCGTGAGATTGTTCGTTTCAGTCAGCAGCAAAAATACTCAGTAGAAATTGCTGCGCTGCGTACAGGTGAAAGGTTGAAGAAGAGTATCAGCATCTATAAGCTCAACCCTATACTTGAGGATGGCATCCTCAGAGTGGGTGGACGACTCCACAGGTCAGCTATGCCTGAGGAAGTTAAGCACCCAGCTATTCTTCACAAGAACCTACATGTGACAGATCTCATCCTCAGAGAGATCCACCAGAGCTTAGGTCACAGTGGCCGAAATCATATGTTGTCCAAGCTACAGCTCAAGTTTTGGATCCCTGGTGCTAAGGCAGCCATTAGAAGAGTTCTTTCCAAGTGTGTCACATGTCGGCGCGTGAATGGCGTCGCTGGACAACAGCAGA
This genomic stretch from Astyanax mexicanus isolate ESR-SI-001 unplaced genomic scaffold, AstMex3_surface scaffold_31, whole genome shotgun sequence harbors:
- the LOC111190569 gene encoding zinc-alpha-2-glycoprotein-like; this translates as MMTPVKGLILCLMIDFLPASFGDKHSLLYLYTIQSKNSYYHLYDCTAVTLLNDRQIDFYNSSSDKPRTAKQNWLKNISESDWKTSTGKLQNDRQLLNKLLDIQMDESGHSQSDGHVLQWRHGCEGEQSSDGSLTVLNSINEFGYDGEDLIQFNCTSKTWITPEEKKNREREEKWSKINQYTAVRKCDQCVKMLKMYLKYKTSEQYRTTDIAGSQTPPDVHMFAKKSVKDSGNLTLTCLITGFYPKDVKMSLRKFTTSFPEHLITSSGIRPNDDETYQLRKSVEIQEDDPSDYDCYVSHSSLTEPVIKQWDGRCTDCPDVSHGLFIIVVLSGFVVVLWSMMVCLLIVKTRE